In the Malania oleifera isolate guangnan ecotype guangnan chromosome 1, ASM2987363v1, whole genome shotgun sequence genome, one interval contains:
- the LOC131160365 gene encoding GATA transcription factor 19 produces the protein MMQRCNSGSGGNMVGPCTCGVFHSQSSSCCSNSFSMLFSVPNNQTYPFDINHEADHMYPFSYSPSSSSHVDCTLSLGTPSTRLTTTTDHENINAAAADRRGHERRLPGRTSSYIPNFCWDILQSKHSSPSSPAAGAHSQKSSSRGGSHTANSSANDPLLARRCANCDTTSTPLWRNGPRGPKSLCNACGIRFKKEERRAAATSSNGSGSAGAGGVASGMMEAQYHPNNGNSSSWAQYYNSQQAHEKSVPNMGHEFRFINNDDDDDRDSPYLSWRLNVADRTALVHDFTR, from the exons atgATGCAAAGGTGCAATAGCGGTTCGGGGGGGAACATGGTGGGTCCATGCACATGTGGTGTGTTCCACAGTCAAAGTAGCAGCTGCTGCAGCAACTCCTTCTCCATGCTATTCTCAGTGCCCAATAATCAAACCTATCCTTTTGATATTAATCATGAAGCCGACCACATGTACCCCTTCTCCTattccccttcttcctcttcCCACGTGGATTGCACCCTCTCCCTCGGTACCCCTTCCACCCGTCTTACCACCACCACTGATCACGAAAACATCAATGCAGCAGCAGCCGACAGGCGCGGCCACGAACGACGTCTTCCCGGCCGTACTTCCTCCTACATCCCCAACTTCTGCTGGGATATTTTGCAGTCCAAGCACTCGTCACCCTCCTCCCCCGCCGCTGGCGCACACAGTCAGAAGAGCAGCAGCCGAGGCGGCAGCCATACCGCCAACTCTTCGGCCAACGATCCCCTTCTGGCCCGCCGCTGCGCCAACTGCGACACCACCTCTACCCCGCTTTGGAGGAACGGACCCAGAGGCCCAAAG TCGCTATGTAATGCATGTGGGATTCGATTCAAGAAGGAAGAGAGGAGGGCGGCGGCCACGAGCAGCAACGGGAGTGGCAGTGCAGGCGCTGGCGGAGTTGCATCGGGAATGATGGAGGCGCAGTATCATCCTAATAATGGCAACTCCTCGTCGTGGGCTCAGTACTACAACTCTCAGCAGGCCCACGAAAAGTCAGTCCCCAACATGGGCCACGAGTTCAGGTTCATTAACAACGACGACGACGACGACAGGGACTCACCTTACCTCTCATGGCGTCTTAACGTTGCCGACAGGACCGCCCTCGTCCACGACTTCACCCGATGA